The Penaeus monodon isolate SGIC_2016 chromosome 6, NSTDA_Pmon_1, whole genome shotgun sequence genomic sequence ATACCTAACCATTCATTTTAACCTTTTGCCGCcaggtggcatgtatgtacatgccatggcatgcctggactatgtTCAGGGCGATATGTACATAGTGCCCTGGTGCACCAGTCCTGTTTTCTGGGGGCATGTATGGTCGTGCCGCACACACTATGGTGACAACATGATCCCCCAGCAgcagggcccaggccactatAAATACAGCCCAGGAGAGGGCTTTTGTATCGGGAAACCACCTGGCGGCATTGGGTTAACCTAACAACATTAGAAAGTAACTTTCCTGGCAGGCAGGATCATATAATTAAATGCAAAGCTTTGAAAAATATACAGCGATCAAAACATTACCTGTGTATTCTGGGAAGCAAATTGTTAGTGGAGATTTTGTAATTTTCTCTTCAAACAAGTCCTTTTTATTAAGGAAGAGAATTATTGAGGTCTCCACAAACCATTTGTTGTTACAGATGGAGTCAAAGAGCTTCATGCTTTCTATCATACGATTCATTTCTTCATCTTCAGCCAATACCAAGTCATAACCTGCAAGTCAAATTTGAAATTTAATAGTCAATTCCATCATAACATCTGATCCATCATTGAAAATATgctaaaagtaaaattaaaactgTCTCATGCAACTTCTGGATgattataaaaagcaaaaactttagagagaaaaaaaaggcatgttgtcaattgcttttttttctttctttctttcttagagtTCAGGTATAACAGCCTTATACCACTAACTTATTTATATGGACTTTCGTTTCTTTAAAATTTACTGACAAAATATCTTCTGCTTTGATTTCCAGGAATCTAATGAAAACAAATTACCTAATTACCTGATAAAGCTACCACAAAGATAATGGCTGTGACTCCTTCAAAGCAATGgatccatttcttcctttctgaCCTCTGACCACCAACATCAAATAGCCTGAAAAGTGTTATTTAGTGCATTATTCATAAGCACAATGCTAAATATAGGTTATTGCCATTTCCTAAtcaattacattatttttcaaaTGACAACTAATTGGACAATTGATCCCTACTTGAAATTGAGATCCTTGAAGGAGAAATTGGTTTCAACAATTCCTGTAGTTTTCACTCTGGTGCGCAGTACATCTTGTTGAGTTGGAACATAGCCTGGGCGAGAAATACGATCTAGGGCATTGAGATAGTATGCTGCTGAATCATTCAGTTGATACTCCCTAGATCGGCTGccaacgagaaagagaaaatatccaGATATCAATgtgagaaataaatataaaacatcttAATTTTTTATACCTATATGCTTTCAAATGAAACTGCTTTGTATAGAGGTGAAATACgtttacagtacatatatacattaaatatggcAGAGCACACATTACTTTTTATTCATGTGGTTAGCAATAGAAATTCAAGACTCAAGAGgtcaaaacaagaaggaaaaatcaattttacttttttaaaaatcatgaataaGAAAGTGGAGACCAGCATGTTGGCAATTCCCTGAGAAAGTTTGTTATGAAACTTACATTATAGATGTGTTTAACTGACACATTACATGCATGGTCATGCTTCATCATGGAATGTATCAACATTTTGTTGGCACAAGTTTACATATTCTCAATTAATGGCTTatttgaataaaatattatatcagcCAACCCTTGAACCTTCTACCATGAAGTGAACCATTTTCAGTAAATCATGAGCTTAAAAatgatacacatacacctactgtcttcctctatccctgacttttctctttaatttattgttaatataaagTCAATATGCCTAGGTCTAGGAAAGGTTATTACTAAAACAGAAGCAATGagtatgaaacagaaaaaaaaaacaatacagcaGTTAGCAAATACTGCAAGGGCTGTTGATTTATAGTAATGCATCTTATTGTGCATATTTTTGCAATGCCAACTAAAAACAGTTAATTGCATTATGCATGGGGAAAAAaggtgtcacacacacaaacacacacacacacacacaaaatgtcacAAGATAACGGACAGCAGAAGGAGCCATGTGCTGTTTCACCCATTTATCCAATTTCATCAGAAAGAGTATTCCTAATGAATGTTTTACCCaatcaattataattatactcTTGCATtgtcataaaataatttttctgcattttgtttctttatttgcaggaactttttaacactttttaaatttcaaaatgttATGTTGACTGTGTTATACCACTTCCCGGTGGTATCCTAGCAATCAGATCTCAATTAAGTCATTTATTACAAATCctgccccccttttttacttttcttatcttCAAATTTCCTTTCATCACTCATTTGTTTCTACTAGGAACCAACATAACAATGGGAAGTAGACAGCCATCTTTCTAGAAAGACAATTATCAACTTCAGCTTTGATGACAAGTGAAGCATCAAAATTTTAGATCTGACTAACCTTGTATAAtgtttatcctcattactattagcaTAATTACAACCTACATTATTTAGACTCCAAATCTGGTGAGTCAACTGTAGAATACATCCATGATATGCAAGAAAGCTCAGCTTGTAGGTCACTTAATTCACCAACAGAAAGGCTTTTTGCAAAATGCTCAGAACATTAGGCAAAAATTATCTCCATACAAAAATTAATCAAGTAAAGGTTATCTCACAATGGAAGAAAATTATAGCTCACCTGTATATTTCAtactttacaaaatatatatctataaatatctttaATTCTAAATCTTACCATTCTCAGATGAAAATCCCAAAAGCTTcataaagacaaagagataaagtgTCTATCAGACAAACTTTAGAAGGAAACAGTAAGCAAGtattaaaggaaggaaaaagtgagaaaaaaaacagagaaagagaaaataagtgtaggatgagacagaaaaacaaacaacaaaatgaaactaagagggaggaagagagagaaggagagaaggagaggagagaggggaaggggaaagggaaagggaaagggagagggagggagggagggagagagaggaaaagagagagaagagagggggagagagagaaaagagagagagagagagagagagaagagagagagaaaagagaggaggggagagacgaggggagaagggggagagagagagagaagagagagagagagagagagaagagagagagagagagagagagaggagagagagagagaggaggagagagaagagagagaagagtaaacagagagagagagagagtaaacagagagagagagagtaaacagagagagagagaaagtaaacagagagagagagagagagagagagagagaggggaaaaaggggagagagaaagagagagagagagaagagggagaacgagagaggagagatgagagagaggaaacagagaggggagaggagaagagagagaggagagagagagagagagagagagagagagagaggaggagagagagaggaaaagaggagagagagaggagagaagagagagagagagagagaggaaaagaagagagagaaagagagagagaagagaagacgagagaaggaacagaggagagagacaaaaagagagagaaaaacccgagagaggagagaaaaagagagacgagagagagagagaaggggagaggggagagagagagagagaaggggaaaagagagagagagaggagagagaacagagaagaaaggggagagtgagagaggggagagagagaggagagaggggagagagagaggagagagaggagagaaaattaaacagagagagagagataaaaagatgtagagagaggagagagagagagagagagagagagagagagagggaacagagagagagagagagagagtaaacagagagagagagagagagtaaacagagagagagagagagagaaaacaaagagagagagagagagaaaagagaggggagagagaggaaagagagaggagagagagagagagagggaaacagagaaaagagagagagaaaagtaaacaagagagagaggggagagaaaaagaggggagagaggagagtatacgagaggggagagagagagtaaacagagagagagagagagaaaagtaaaaagaggagagaaagaggagaagagagagaaaaacagagagagagagagaagagagaggtaaaaaagagagagagaggagagagagagagagagtaaacatagagagagagagagagagagagaagagagagagagagagagtaaaaagagagagaaagaaagagagagagagagaaaagagagagagagagagagagcagagagagagagagagagtaaaacagaggaagagagagagatgagagaagagagagagaaagagagaggagaggagagagagagagagaggggaaacagagagagagagagagagagaggtagactagagaagagagagagagagagagagagagagagagagagagagagagaagagacgggagagagagagaggaggggagagagagagaaacaagagagagagagagaagagagagagtaaacagagagagaagagagagagtttaaacagagagagagaaagagagagtaaaaagagagagaaagagtagaaccgaagagagagcaagagagagagaagagagagagagagaagagagatgagagagagagagagagagaggagagaagagagaggaggggagagagaggggagagagagagaggggagagagagagagagagagacagcagttAGATAtattcagaggagagagagagagagagaaacagagagagagagagagagaacagagagagaggggagactgagagagagagaagagagagaggggagagagataagaaaaaagagagagagaacgagagagagaaaagaggagagagagagagagagagagggggagagagaacgagagagagagagattaggggaagagagagagagagagagagattgggaaagagagagagagagagagagagagagagagagagggaagagagagaagagaggagagagaaaagagagagagagaggagagaaaagaggggagaggggagagagagagagagagagagagagagagagagagagagagagagaggggagagaaggagagagagagaaaaaagagggggagagagagagagagagagaagtaaacagagagagagagagagggagagggggagagagggaggagagagagagagaggagagagagagaggagaggagagaggagagagaaaggagagagaaagaaagaggagaaagagagagaagaaagagagaagaaagaagagagagaaagaaagagagaaagagagagaagaaagaagagagaaagaaagaagagaaagaaagagagagagagagagagagagagagagagagagagagagagagagagagagaaatagatatagtgatagagagtgagtgagtgagtgagtgagtgagtgagtgagtgagtgagtgagtgagagtgagagagtgagtgagtgagatgagagagagaggggagagagagagagagagagagagagagagagagagagagagggggaagagagagagaaaagagagagagagagagagagagagagagagagaggaagagagagagagagagagtgtgagagtgagagtgagtgtgtgtgtgtataaatatacaaaaagaaaggcagagaaaaaagacagaaagcaaATACTATTCAAAGAGGGTAATTTACAattgaaaacacacaaaagagagcAAATTTCACTGTTGGACATAGTTACTTTTTCCATTCTTCATTCATACCAAATTGGGAaatgaaatcaaacaaacaagatATTTCAGTTTCAGATGACTATGCAAGACTTCTGTGACATATAATcatgtaaacaatgaaaatagtaatatttttacGTACCTGAAGCAGTGTTGTATCATTTTCTTCCCACAAGGTTCATTATAATGCAAGTAGGTGTCAATCCCCTTTCGTCGGGCTGCACTTGCCAGCGTGAAGAAGTGACGAGCATCATCCTGGAATTGTGAAACAGCACATAAACCCTGAAGGCAGCCACAATAATGCACTGCTTTCATGTGTCTACTATTGTATTACAGTATTGAATTTTAACATtaactttagagagagagagagagaagaagaggagagagagagagagagagagagagggagagggggagagagaaagagagagagagagagagagagaagagagaagagagaaagaggagagagaaagagaaagaggagagagaaagagaaacaggagaagtaagaggaagagaagagaggagagagaaagagaaagagaagagaaagagaagagagaaagaaagagaaggagaaagaggaaagagagagagagagaagagaaagagagagagagagagagagaaagagaagagagaagagaaagcagaagaggagagagagagagagagagagagagagagagagagagagagagagagagaatctaatgtttaataaatttttttttataaatacccaCCTTACAACAGTTCTACCCAATTTTGAAATCAAAATAATTGTAAACTTACTTAAATAATGAATAGTCTTCATGGTGAAACTATAGCCTTACTATAAATGAAGAAAGTGTTGTGACATCAAAATTACAGGAAATAGTAAGTACAATAAATTGATTTTGCTTTATGTGTATTTCTGAAGAAGAAAAAGCTATTAGTATGTGTTTCATAAAATGCTTATGTATCCCCTTAATGCTGGATACTCAACATGTCATGTTGATCTCAACTTATCCACCTGTCATCAAAAGGATATCTCCCTTGATCCTGTAAAAATGTGTGGAGCTCTTCACATTGGCAAGGGAATATAAGGAAAGTAACAGTATTTTAAATTTGTCCCATTTTTTGACAAATTACTGGTATGTGGATGatgaattaaaacacaaaaatgaagtgATACATACTGCTCTACTGGAGTCTGCAAAGTCAATCTTTAACTGTCCCATGGCTCTGATGATAGCCATGAGTGACTGGATAGTGTTTGAATACACCACTGGTCTGTACTGTTCACATTCTTCTGGTGAGTACCCAGTCTCATGGATAATTTTCATTTGCTTCACTATCGTACTTTTACCAGATTCACCAGCACCTGCAAGAGACATACATAGTTTTAACcaacacattattattatgtgatgaAACCGACTTACTGctgtcattataaaaaataattaaatacatatataaacacaaatagaaTAGCACTACAAGTGTTTTATAAGTCCATCTATTTTTATTAAATGaactttagtaataatgataggagACTTAGTGATTAGTAACTAACAGTGGTAACTGTGGTAGCAATAACAGCAGTGCAAAAAGAATTAATAGCAATTATAGTAACCACTATCACTGTCTGCATAACAATACAGATATGGTAGATACTGTTGTggagataaaataaacaatgttGGCTCTGATAGTTCTTGTAAATCAAGATTTTTACACACTGACAATAGGTTCCATCATGTCACTATAAATATGCCCAGGTGCCAAGTGATGCACTTTATGACTTTTCATTCCAGTTGCCAAGCAATGCAGTATGACATGGATAATTCATAATTTCCCTAGAATGTGGAATTTTTAAGAGATCATTTGAATGGCTCAGCAGGTTACCTTTGAAATTAGTGCTTAGTATTTGTAGTATTCTAAGGAATGATGTTTGAAGTTTATGCATTTTTCTGAAGAAGAGGGGTTATGTGACTATTCAAAGGGGTGTATAAAAACCTGGAGTTCTGCAAGAGATAATAATTTCTTGCTTGACTACACCTATTCCATGCCACACTGATCAATCCTCTCAGTTAATTCACACAAACCATAAGACTGCAGGTGAAAAATCATTATAAGATACCTAGCACCCTACCATGAGCCACACAATCACTCAGTGCAGAGTTGTACATccattaaaaatgatgatgacaattatgaaatgggtaccatcatcctcatcctcatcacaatattgatgatgatgataacaataataaaaattataatatcaatattcaatctaataacaatactattaaaattaataataataataacaatattaataaaatataacattagcaataacaacaataatctcaGTGGTCAGACACCTACCAATCACACCACTGTGCCGACCTAGCCACACCCCCCTCACTCGTGATCTCTGACCTTCTCATTGATCCGTACAAACAATCTACTGCAAATCACAGCCCAGCTAGGACACTGCCTCCTACTGGAAGCCACTACTCTGAACACCCAGACAGGCCTACCTGCTGCCCAGATCTACTTCTGTATAAGCTGGCCACTTTCATCTTCAACCTTCACCCACACTACCATCATTAATAAAGACTGCAACCAGTCTGCACAACCAAGTGAGGAACCCCAACAAGAAACCagacaaataatacaaatacaaataataactataccaataattacaataacaatgataatgatatgataatgataatgatgatgataataataacaataacaataacaacaacaacaagtacaaaaataataaaagaataaaacattaacaatgataacaataacactactactactactactactactactactactactactactactactactaataataataataataataataaaaataataataataaaaataaaattattatcattaatatcatcatcattataattatcattaatcctaTAGTGACCAGTATGATGAATTCATTATGTATTTTCACTGGCTTTCATTGAGAGAAAAACTTTAAAACCTTTTatgacatttttattaaaaacaatatcaataacaataataatcatatgatgctgatgctgatggtaaacaataataatgataatgataacgataacgataacgataacgataataataataataataataataataataataataataataataataataatattattattattattatattaataaaaaataaaataataaaaataaagtaataataaaaaaataacaataataataaagacaatgtaataataataataataataataataataatgatgatgatgataacaataataataataaaataacaatatgatggtATCAGGGTGAGtttgagggtgggggtggtgatggtaatgataattagtcaataataatagttataatgataactacttaaaaaataataataataataaataaataaataataatgacaataacaatgataataataataataacaataacaaaacaataacaataataataataataataataataataataataataacaacaataataataacagcaacaataataacaataataacaataacaacaataatatcacaacaataataacaataatgaaaataataataacaacacaccaataacaatgatagtcttgttaatgatgatgatgatgaagaaggtgatagtattttcaataataataataataataataataataataataataataataataataatattaataataacaacaataaaaacaacaaatgatgatgatgatgatgatgatgatgatgatgatgatgatgatgatatcaacaataacaataatcacagtaacaatataaaaataatgataaagagaggaataacaacagcaataatagtaagtcttagtattagtaatagtaacagaagaagaagaagaagaagaagaagaagaagaagaagaagaagaaaaaagaagaagaagaaatgagaagaaatgaaaagaaattagtagtagtagttgtagtagtagagtagaatagtagtagtaataatagtagtagtagtagtagtagtagtagtagtagtagtagtagtagtagtagtagtagtaatagtgatattgatattgatagtaatagtaatagtaacagtaatagtaatagtaatagtaataaataataataataataataataataataataataatgatgataataatgataataatgataataataataataataataataataataataataataataataacaacaataacaataataataataattattattattattattattatattaatattgataataataaataattataacaataaaaacaaattataataatgataacaataacaataacaataatactatacaataataataaccacaacaatattaccaacaaccatgataataacaaaaaccacaatcattatttttaccattaagcCAAGAAAGCGAGCTCAAGGGGGAAGTAGATGGCTTGATCTCCCATAACAACcaattaatgttatttatatgcACTGTCcactgttgttgtgttttgtgaattTTGATTAAGATAACTCCACAAGTGTCTACATCACTGAAATTActgttattccttttattatcatagaCACTGTGATTATCATGCTATTAAGCCAGTATTTACAATATCAactatagctttatatatatatatatatatatatatatatatatatatatatatgtgtgtgtgtgtgtgtgtgtgtgtgtgtgtgtgtgtgtgtgtgtgtgtgtgtgtgtgtgtgtgtgtgtgtgtgtgtgtgtgtgtgtgtgtgtgtgtgtgtgtgtgtgtgtgtgtgtgtgtgtgtgtgtgtgtgtgtgtgtgtgtgttgtgtgtgtgtatgtatgtgtgtgtgtatgtatgtgtgtgtgtatgtgtgtgtgtgtgtgtgtgtgtattttttctttctttctttcttttaagctttctaaaaatcaaagaaattggTTACCCACTGAGATCAGGTAGGTTGAGTAGTTGACTCTTTGGTGTCTAACTAATatgccatctatatgtaaataaagtTAACAAACTAATATCACACTGTAGTGGACATGTATACACATGCTTTCCTGCCATCAACAGGGTAAGCATGACAGTATCCATTTTAATTACATTACTTAGATCTACTCAGATTAAGTGAGTCCTTGAGGCACAGTAATATCATCAAGGTTTTTACCAATTATGCAAGAGCCTATTCACTTGGTGAGTCTTAACCAAATGCTCATGGATGGCATAATATGCATGATATATCTAGAATACTAATTAGCTACTGTTTACACAAGTATTTAGTCACCAAGTAGTAAATTCTTtgccctacctatctcacctgtttcactttttccttgattttttgagagacctccttattttctttattgctccttatatttcataacattataataatcataatgtctatactaataataataatatcaatatcaataatctaAAAAATCTTGCAAATTCATGGACCTGGCAAATAAGATGAGGTCACTAGCATCCAATAATTGACTTCTTAGTGGCTGAGCAATTGTGGAGCCGTCTGTGtccacaaaaaggaaataaataaaataaaaataaacaaattacatGGCTAGAGCACAAACTGCAACCTATGGGTTAAACaggataaatacaaatattttcaGCATAATAAATGGTATGTTGATCATCAAGGACACTGGTAAGAAAACGAGAatagccaggggggggggggttatatgccATTAAGAATGTTAAGTATAAGAATGTAAAGAATAGGATGATAACAGAGACAAGCTGAGGCAAGTGAGGAAAGGTGATAGTTATATAGAGCACTGGCTGAAAATACAGTCAAGAGGCACTACAGCAAATGCACACCATTCTTTGCTTTGTATAAGCAAGGAAGCTGATTTCACTCAGTTAATTAATgtgaagcaaaaaataataaaaataatattgtgtaTGTACATTGTCTAAGGGTGAGAAATTACAAATTATAAAGAAATCAACATTCTGAACTATTTATGCCCAGGTTCCACTAGTCATAATCAGACCTGGTCCTTGAGCCATCTCTGTATTAAGTTTCAAAGCAATTACACTTCCTTAATTTAGCACTTTTATTGTAGTATTAGAATGGCACAATAATCCTTAAAAAACTCTTTGGATGATCAAACTACAGATGATCACTGCCCATGAAAAAATTAACAGAATCTGGGCAAAGCCACTCACAGTCTGGCTCCCTTTTCTCCCTAGATACCCTGCCTAGGCAAGGTCAAAATGGCAATAATCTCAGTCAGATCAAATATCAGATAGGACTGGTGGTTTAAGATTAAGTAGTTAAAATctattaattttcaaaataaattagtaaattaAAGCACATAACACTCACCTAAAAGCAGAAGTTTAACCTCTTTTGCTGCACGTTCACCAGCCAGTCGTAAATCTTTGTCtattttcttgcttctttctGCTGCTTCCTTGTCAGCAGGATTGCTCATTGCACAACCCATGGCTGCTGATGGAAGTTATGGCAGCCCCTTGAAAAgataagaggaaatatatataacagacattaCTTGCCTACATAGGGAGTGACATACATTATtctcacacacaacaaatatatatatatataatatatatatatatattataatatatatatatatatatatatataataatatatatacatatatatacatatatatacatatatataataattatatatatatatacata encodes the following:
- the LOC119574300 gene encoding guanine nucleotide-binding protein G(i) subunit alpha isoform X1; translated protein: MGCAMSNPADKEAAERSKKIDKDLRLAGERAAKEVKLLLLGAGESGKSTIVKQMKIIHETGYSPEECEQYRPVVYSNTIQSLMAIIRAMGQLKIDFADSSRAGLCAVSQFQDDARHFFTLASAARRKGIDTYLHYNEPCGKKMIQHCFSRSREYQLNDSAAYYLNALDRISRPGYVPTQQDVLRTRVKTTGIVETNFSFKDLNFKLFDVGGQRSERKKWIHCFEGVTAIIFVVALSGYDLVLAEDEEMNRMIESMKLFDSICNNKWFVETSIILFLNKKDLFEEKITKSPLTICFPEYTGSNTYDEAANYIRMKFENLNKRKDQKEIYTHFTCATDTTNIQFVFDAVTDVIIKHNLKDCGLF
- the LOC119574300 gene encoding guanine nucleotide-binding protein G(i) subunit alpha isoform X2; amino-acid sequence: MGCAMSNPADKEAAERSKKIDKDLRLAGERAAKEVKLLLLGAGESGKSTIVKQMKIIHETGYSPEECEQYRPVVYSNTIQSLMAIIRAMGQLKIDFADSSRADDARHFFTLASAARRKGIDTYLHYNEPCGKKMIQHCFSRSREYQLNDSAAYYLNALDRISRPGYVPTQQDVLRTRVKTTGIVETNFSFKDLNFKLFDVGGQRSERKKWIHCFEGVTAIIFVVALSGYDLVLAEDEEMNRMIESMKLFDSICNNKWFVETSIILFLNKKDLFEEKITKSPLTICFPEYTGSNTYDEAANYIRMKFENLNKRKDQKEIYTHFTCATDTTNIQFVFDAVTDVIIKHNLKDCGLF